Part of the Lolium rigidum isolate FL_2022 chromosome 6, APGP_CSIRO_Lrig_0.1, whole genome shotgun sequence genome, ATCTGATCCGTCCATCGGCTTCTTTCATTTAAGCAAATCAAGGGTGGTAGATGGAAAGTCTATCAGCGCTTCCCTGTGAGCAAATCAAGGATGGCAGATGGGAAAATTTAGCGGGAGCTTTGAATCCTTTAGCGAAAATTCAACCCCTAATACCATGTCCTCCCTCCACTCTATATATACAAAGAGGGGTGTAAGCtaacgcgtgcgtcgtgtgtgacgacttagactttgactctttactcgtcgaggagaggagaggagagagcacTCTCCGTCCTCGTGGTCCGCGAGGCTAGTCATCTGTTTCTGTTGGTCCATCCGATCTCCGCTCGCCCGGCTGCGGGCAAAGTCTTCACTGGATGAAGATCCCGCGACAGGTATACATCAGATCTGTTACTCGAGTTTTTCTTGCCCCATAGTTGGTTGCATGGGTTGATTTGTGGGGGATTATTTATCTCTGTTGACCTCTTTGGATGCATGGTTTGTGGAGGACGGTCTCCATCCTCGTGGTCTGATCGAGTTGCCTCACACTGCCAATCCATTTATGTTGGTCGATCCGATCTGCGTGTTGGTCCGGCCGCGCGCAGGCGATGGCTTCACTGGATGAATCCCACGAACAGGTATGTGTTTTCATATTAGTACATGGTTAGGTTCGTTTCATTCTCCAAACAAATGTATTTTTCTGTCCCTTTGTATTAGTACCTTGCTCTTTACATGTATTTATTTCCTGATATGGCATAAAAAGGGCAAACGACTATGGTTTCTCAAGAAGACAAGCAGCAACAATGAAAAGAATTATGAGGCCATGATAGTATCTTATGGATCCCTAGCGCCAAAAAGATACATGTACTCAAAGGTAATGAAGATAACGTCTTCTCGCAGTGATCAGCTTGGAAGAGGTGGTTATGGTGTAGTTTACAAAGGAAGACTACATGATGGTCGTTTGGTTGCTGTAAAATTCTTGCATGACTGCAAAGGAAATGGAAATGAGTTTGTGAATGAGGTTATGAGCATTGGTAGAACCTCTCATATTAATATTGTTAGCTTATTTGGGTTTTGTTTGGAGGGATCAAAACGAGCTCTTATATATGAGTACATGTCCAACGGTTCCTTGGATAAGTACATATACTCAGGGAACCCAAAAGAAACTTTAGGATGGGAGAGGCTCTATGCGATAGCAATTGGGATTGCTCGTGGCCTAGACTACTTGCACCATGGCTGTAATTCTCGGATTGTTCATTTCGATATCAAGCCTCAGAATATCCTTCTAGACAAGGATTTTACCCCAAAGATTGCTGATTTTGGTCTAGCTAAATTGTGTCATGCAAATGAGAGCAAGCTTTCGATGACTGGTCCTAGAGGAACAATTGGATTCATCGCTCCGGAAGTTCACTATCGAAACTTCGGTGCGGTTTCAACAAAGTCAGATGTTTATAGTTATGGAATGATGTTGTTAGAGATGGTTGGGGGAAGGAAAAATGTGAACTCAATGGCAAAAAGTTCCAGCGAACAATATTTTGCAGACTGGATTTATGACCACTTCGCAGCAGATGATGGATTGCAAGCATGTGATGTCACAAGAGAAATTGAGGAAATgggaaaaaagatgaccttcattGGCTTGTGGTGCATACAGATACTACCCATTTATCGCCCTACAATAGCCAAAGTTCTAGAAATGTTCGAGAGAAGCTTAGATGAAATGGAGATGCCACCAAAGCAAAACTTTTGTGAACTACTGTAAGATATTTATGAACATATTTAAGTTTTTCTTCAGTGAAGTTATTCTGCAAAGATATTTTTAAATAACTTGACCTACATCTTTATGTCTCATTCCAGTGAAGATTCAGCTCAGAATATGAGCGTACAAAGTGCAAGTTCTACCATTCCTGAAGACATAAGCCTTGTGAATTCAAAAAGCCTTGAAGAGTTACCAAGTCATTGAGAAGGTTGGCTCTATGTACTAGATTCAGAAATTAAAGTAAtgaaactcaaccttgtatcgtgAAACAAATTCCATGAATGTGCGGACTAAATTAAGGGTGGCACTGTGGAACAAACAGGCTCGCATAAAGATATCTTTAAGGTTCCATTGATATTGTCCAAGTTAGAAGATGGATCATGTAAAGATTAACTCATCACGAATTCCCACCATTGTTATTGGGAAAGGGTGCAgagaagaagaagtacgatgtaaTACCTTTTTGTTCATCCTAGATAGGATTATAGGAGTAGTGATGGTGAAACTGCAAGGTGCCGATTCTCTTGCACAAAATAGTTAGTTCTGTAAAAAAAGTTAACAGTGGCTTCCGTTCAGAAGCAGTATGTCACCGACTCAAGAGGAAACTGAAAAGGGGGCCAATAGCAGCTACTAAATAATGTTTCGACTTTTAGAATACCAGCCATGATTCTAGCACATGATTCACACGGGTGGTATCCAAAGCCATTAGAGATTATTGTATTGGCTATTTAGTATGGATCAAAACGGGAGGAAAACCCAATCCTAGACAACTACTGTTTAAAATACCAGCCATGATTGTAACAGTCACCAATTTACATGGTGACAACTGAAGCTGTTCTAAGATTACTGCATTTTATTCGAAGTTACGGACCAGCAGCAGCTGTTCTAATGCTTCTcggagaagctgccctccccccagcttcctggGGAAGTCGGTTCTAAAAAAATTCGAGGCTTCTAGAATTGCTAAGGCTAAACTAATTTGGAAGCCTCACAAAATTTTATCACCGGCTTCCCCAGGAAGctgggggagggcagcttctcagAGAAGCCACCAAAAGAACTGGGCTCCAGTTTGTTCTAACAGCCCAATCCTATCCATCACTTTCATTTTCGCCTTTTTTTTTGTAAGAATCTTGTCTGCGTTCTATTAATTCACTACATATAATTCCGTATAATACACTGAAAAAAGGATAATTTCGCACAATACGCTGAAGAAAAAAAGATAATTCAGTACAAACAAGGTGCACCTCTCCAACCCACACAGCTCCAGCACCATGTCAGGATCTGCAAGTCCTCGACAAGAGCTTCGAGGGGGAGGAAGGAGAGCGCCGATTGGCTCACATCTACAACAACTAGGGAAAGTAAATTTGGAAAGGGTAAAATGATAAATGAAATTTTGGTTTTTCATAGGTTGGCCTCCCAGCCACCCACGCACCTCCTTTTATAGCAACAAGGAAAAGCACCCAAGCTGGTTTAACTCACTAATGACTGATTACAAACGATTTTAACGTACTAATGGGCTTTGTTGGGCGGAGGAGGGAGGCGTGGATGCCTGCCTTGTTCTTCGAGCACCAAGGCATTGATCTGCTTCAAACCTAAGATTTTCGGTTGAGCAACGACAATGCTGGTGTattgttttcttcttggagcCGTTGCTTTTGGACAATCTCGATTGTAGTCCCTGATGCTATCTTCGGTGGTGGTTTGAGTGCTACTGTTGCGAGTGGTTTCATCACCAGGGCGGTGTTtttgttttcttcttctctttttctcttgGCTGTGTGTACCCATGATGTCTTTGTACATCTTGTTGGTGCGgaggctagatgtaattggtattTTACAATATTagtatatattttctttatcaaaAAAAGCTAGACccacaaacaaaaaaaatctagatATTGGTGTTCTTCCTAATGCTCCTTTGTGAAGCAGTTGTCTATAAACTTACTTGTAATGAATTTATACTGCTATGGTGACACTTTTAAATATTTGACGTAGATGTCCACAAATTTAGGGATGAGATGATTACTTGCTCGCTATAGGAGGAGAATTTTTTTGCGAGATAAGGAGAACTTTTTTATTGTGTAAATGAACCGAATATTGTGAAATACTATTGAATCACTAGCATGCTCGTGTGGATGATATGTAGTAGAATGTAGAAAACAAATACTAAATCACT contains:
- the LOC124664328 gene encoding LEAF RUST 10 DISEASE-RESISTANCE LOCUS RECEPTOR-LIKE PROTEIN KINASE-like 2.4, translated to MNPTNSTLLFTCIYFLIWHKKGKRLWFLKKTSSNNEKNYEAMIVSYGSLAPKRYMYSKVMKITSSRSDQLGRGGYGVVYKGRLHDGRLVAVKFLHDCKGNGNEFVNEVMSIGRTSHINIVSLFGFCLEGSKRALIYEYMSNGSLDKYIYSGNPKETLGWERLYAIAIGIARGLDYLHHGCNSRIVHFDIKPQNILLDKDFTPKIADFGLAKLCHANESKLSMTGPRGTIGFIAPEVHYRNFGAVSTKSDVYSYGMMLLEMVGGRKNVNSMAKSSSEQYFADWIYDHFAADDGLQACDVTREIEEMGKKMTFIGLWCIQILPIYRPTIAKVLEMFERSLDEMEMPPKQNFCELLEDSAQNMSVQSASSTIPEDISLVNSKSLEELPSH